Proteins encoded together in one Juglans regia cultivar Chandler chromosome 9, Walnut 2.0, whole genome shotgun sequence window:
- the LOC108980307 gene encoding protein ACCELERATED CELL DEATH 6-like: MIITCMGPILYDAAAKGNIMAFKDDSFKRPLEALLTPNKNTVLHIFITTLKNGIESTENNFVGDILNMCPSLLCQVNVKDETPLHVAARYGHTNIVEVLIEHAKHPHHQDLGSRADAVRKMLRMVNKEKDTALHEAVRYNHLQVVKLLINDDPGFSYSVNDAGETPLYIAVERNYKNLVLEILNTCNSPAYDGPDGRTALHAAVFWDNKDCCELVDNRGWNALHFTVEGNWPDSAMELIIKNSSLSNLLNEKDAEGNTPLHYQYSRCFEYGKKDLMDHPRVDKMAFNKKNLNAYQVALISEKLSTKKKKEIETKSRSHSRRIFIKDEVDEISEDKFKDIEKKSQARMKEYLEKAAEAHLVVASLITTVTFAAAITMPGGFVGTGGDPHDHEGSAVLRRNAAFKVFIIRDAISLVLSSSAVVTHLLMPLLLIKYYRSDETRYAFLRLAFRFILMAMGAMVLAFVTGAYAVLAHYLDLAVTTYIIGSCFFLILSLIFGMYGKVG, translated from the exons ATGATCATCACTTGCATGGGTCCGATTCTCTATGACGCTGCAGCAAAAGGCAACATCATGGCTTTCAAAGATGATAGCTTCAAACGGCCACTAGAAGCCTTATTAACACCAAACAAAAACACAGTCCTCCATATTTTCATCACAACCCTAAAAAATGGGATAGAATCAACAGAAAATAACTTCGTGGGAGATATACTCAACATGTGTCCTTCACTTTTATGTCAAGTCAATGTCAAAGATGAAACTCCATTACATGTCGCAGCAAGGTATGGGCATACTAATATTGTTGAAGTTCTTATTGAACATGCGAAACATCCACACCATCAAGATCTTGGAAGCAGGGCAGATGCAGTCAGGAAGATGCTTAGGATGGTGAACAAAGAGAAAGACACAGCCTTACATGAGGCTGTACGTTATAATCACCTTCAAGTGGTAAAACTTTTAATCAATGACGACCCAGGTTTTTCATATTCTGTTAATGATGCCGGGGAGACTCCACTCTACATTGCCGTAGAGAGAAACTATAAAAATCTGGTGTTGGAAATTTTGAACACCTGCAATTCACCTGCTTATGATGGCCCCGACGGTAGAACGGCTTTGCATGCTGCAGTTTTTTGGGATAACAAAG ATTGTTGCGAATTGGTTGACAACAGAGGCTGGAATGCGTTGCACTTTACGGTGGAGGGCAATTGGCCAGATTCTGCAATGGAATTGATCATTAAAAATTCGTCTCTCAGCAATCTTTTGAACGAGAAGGATGCTGAAGGGAACACTCCTCTCCATTACCAATATTCCCGCTGTTTCGAGTACGGGAAGAAGGATCTCATGGATCACCCCAGAGTAGATAAGATGGCCTTCAACAAAAAGAACCTCAATGCTTATCAAGTCGCTTTAATTAGTGAAAAGTTATCGACAAAAAAG aagaaGGAGATTGAGACTAAATCTCGGTCTCATTCAAGACGGATATTCATCAAGGACGAAGTAGACGAAATCAGTGAGGATAAGTTTAAGGACATTGAGAAAAAGTCGCAGGCAAGGATGAAAGAGTATTTGGAGAAAGCAGCTGAAGCACACTTGGTAGTGGCTTCACTCATCACAACCGTGACCTTTGCAGCAGCGATAACCATGCCTGGTGGTTTTGTTGGTACTGGAGGTGACCCACATGATCATGAAGGCTCTGCAGTTTTGAGGAGAAATGCTGCTTTTAAAGTGTTCATTATCAGGGATGCCATATCATTGGTGCTATCTAGTTCTGCTGTTGTTACCCATTTACTCATGCCACTTTTGTTAATCAAGTATTATCGATCTGATGAAACTCGCTATGCTTTTCTCAGACTGGCCTTCCGGTTTATTTTAATGGCCATGGGAGCAATGGTGCTGGCATTTGTCACGGGTGCGTATGCTGTGTTAGCGCATTACTTAGATCTTGCCGTCACCACTTATATTATTGGTTCATGCTTCTTTCTCATCCTCTCTTTGATATTTGGAATGTATGGGAAGGTGGGGTGA
- the LOC109020434 gene encoding ankyrin repeat-containing protein At5g02620-like, which translates to MTITHMDPILYDAAAKGNIMAFKDENFKQPLEALLTPIKNTVIHIFITNLDHGIESTENNFVGDILNMCPLLLCQVNAKDETPLHIAARYGHVDIVKVLIEHARYAHHQDIGSGADQAVREMLRMVNKKKDTALHEAVPYNHFEVIKLLIKEDPDFSYSVNDAGETPLYIAVEKNYENLVLEILSTCNSPAYEGPNGRTALHAAVFWDNKVTIKAILERIGGPITEKADKQGWTPLHLAAYSGGWWSTQLLLEHDSQVANMKEEEGRTALHIAAQRCNVRIIKMIIAMCPDCCLLVDNKDCNVFHFAELSRLPVLTVGVIRENSSALSNLLDEKDAEGNTPPLYSRCIEYANEYLKMDHPRVDKMPSKK; encoded by the exons ATGACCATCACTCACATGGATCCGATTCTCTATGATGCTGCAGCAAAAGGCAACATCATGGCTTTCAAAGATGAAAACTTCAAACAGCCACTAGAAGCCTTATTAACACCAATCAAAAACACCGTTATCCATATTTTCATCACAAACCTCGATCATGGGATAGAATCAACAGAAAATAACTTCGTGGGAGATATACTCAACATGTGTCCTTTGCTTTTATGTCAAGTCAATGCCAAAGATGAAACTCCATTACATATCGCAGCAAGGTATGGGCATGTTGATATTGTTAAAGTTCTGATTGAACATGCGAGATATGCACATCATCAAGATATTGGAAGCGGGGCTGATCAAGCAGTCAGGGAGATGCTTAGGATGgtgaacaaaaagaaagacaCAGCCTTACATGAGGCTGTACCTTATAATCACTTTGAagtgataaaacttttaatcaAGGAAGACCCAGATTTTTCATATTCTGTTAATGATGCCGGGGAGACTCCACTCTACATTGCCGTCGAGAAAAACTATGAAAACTTGGTGTTGGAAATTTTGAGCACCTGCAATTCACCGGCTTATGAAGGCCCCAACGGTAGAACGGCTTTGCATGCTGCAGTATTTTGGGATAACAAAG TAACGATCAAAGCAATTTTGGAAAGAATTGGAGGACCTATAACTGAAAAAGCAGACAAACAAGGTTGGACTCCACTGCACTTGGCTGCATACTCAGGTGGGTGGTGGTCTACACAGCTGTTGCTGGAACATGATTCACAAGTAGCAAACatgaaagaagaagaggggAGGACAGCTCTTCACATTGCAGCTCAGCGTTGCAATGTTCGGatcataaaaatgattatagCCATGTGTCCAGATTGTTGCTTACTGGTTGACAACAAAGACTGTAATGTGTTTCACTTTGCGGAGTTGAGCAGGTTACCGGTTTTGACAGTGGGAGTGATTCGTGAAAATTCGTCAGCTCTCAGCAATCTTCTGGACGAGAAGGACGCCGAAGGGAACACTCCTCCCCTATATTCCCGTTGTATCGAGTACGCGAACGAGTATCTCAAGATGGATCACCCTAGAGTAGATAAGATGCCTTCAAAAAAATGA